Proteins from a single region of Struthio camelus isolate bStrCam1 chromosome W, bStrCam1.hap1, whole genome shotgun sequence:
- the LOC104139665 gene encoding zinc finger protein 367, translated as MAERPPPGPPVIFCQDSPKRVLVSVIKTTPIKPSSRGGGEEPAPAAPVPISPGFSDFMVYPWRWGENAHNVTLSPDGPVVAAAVSPAPPPRVGAAGASGGEDEEVGSPDSSSSSGGHLKDGIRRGRPRADTVRDLINEGEHSSSRIRCNICNRVFPREKSLQAHKRTHTGERPYLCDYPDCGKAFVQSGQLKTHQRLHTGEKPFVCSENGCLSRFTHANRHCPKHPYARLKREELTDRLSKKQTADNKAVAEWLAKYWETREQRAPALKSKAIQKTDQEQQDPMEYLQSDEEDDEDKNSAHSAARRRRLQEQRERMHGALALIELANLAVAPL; from the exons AtggcggagcggccgccgccagGCCCCCCGGTCATCTTTTGCCAGGACTCCCCGAAGCGTGTCCTGGTGTCTGTTATCAAAACCACTCCGATCAAGCCGTCCTCTCGGGGGGGCGGCGAGGAGCCGGCGCCCGCCGCACCCGTTCCCATCAGCCCCGGTTTCAGCGACTTCATGGTATACCCCTGGCGCTGGGGCGAGAACGCGCACAATGTGACACTCAGCCCCGACGGCCCTGTCGTCGCCGCCGCCGtctcgcccgccccgccgccccgggtcGGCGCAGCCGGAGCCTCCGGCGGGGAGGACGAGGAGGTGGGCAGCCCGGAtagtagcagcagcagcggcggccacCTGAag gATGGGATAAGACGTGGCCGACCAAGAGCAGACACAGTTCGTGACCTAATAAATGAAGGAGAGCATTCTTCTAGCAGAATACGTTGTAATATCTGCAACAGGGTGTTTCCACGAGAGAAATCGCTGCAGGCACACAAACGAACTCATACTG GTGAGAGGCCTTATTTGTGTGACTACCCAGATTGCGGGAAAGCCTTTGTTCAGAGCGGGCAGCTCAAAACTCACCAGCGTCTTCACACAGGAGAAAAGCCTTTCGTCTGCTCTGAGAATG gctgtttaAGCAGATTCACGCATGCAAACCGTCACTGCCCCAAGCATCCCTATGCCCGGCTGAAGAGGGAAGAACTCACAGACAGACTGAGTAAAAAACAGACGGCTGACAACAAAGCTGTGGCTGAGTGGCTAGCAAA ATACTGGGAGACCAGAGAACAGCGTGCTCCTGCTTTGAAAAGTAAAGCAATCCAGAAAACGGATCAGGAACAGCAGGACCCGATGGAATATCTTCAGTCTGATGAAGAAGATGATGAAGACAAAAACAGCGCTCATtcagctgctcgccgccgccgcctccaggaACAGCGTGAACGCATGCATGGTGCATTGGCTCTCATTGAGCTTGCAAACCTAGCTGTGGCACCACTGTGA